The segment tattaagatATAATATCAGTGGaagcggccatggcagcagaaTAATATGAGCCGGAAAGGGTTACCATGCACAGCGGGTTTTGCATGTACATTAGAGGGCGAGAAACTCTAACCAATGGGAGACGAGGGTTTTGGCGGGGAGAAATTTTTGGCGTCGGGGTGCGTCCAGAAAAGAGCCTTTCGTTCCTCAAGGCACTACAAAGCACCATGATGTAAGACAGCCTTTGGCTGAATTAAAAACTAAGAAGCCCAAGAGCCCATATATCTACCAGAAAAAAGAACCTAGCAACGCGAGTAACGTGTAAAGCCTACTGACCCATTACAGCCGATGCTGCCTTTCGAGCCGTAACAGCAGTCACAACCGGCGCGAGATCTAGCACGCTCAGCGTTCGCTCTGAACGCTTCCACCCCAACTCCTCTGGGAACCTCTCCTCTGTCAACCACACCTTTACACGGTCTTTGGGCGCCTTCCAAGTCTGTACAGAGGGCGCGCTAAAAAAAGACGGTACTGGACcgtccttcatcatcatcagcaatAAACCAGCCTCTGTAAGCGCCAGTACTTCATGCTGGGGTGGTATCCGCTGTGGCGCGGATAATGCCTCGACACGGACGCGACTCTTTGCAAGAGACGCAACGTCTAGGTAGTCTGTTGGACTATCGTCCAGCAAAGCAGATACCCGGGCCGGGACCTCGCCAATGTTCGCCTCTGCAGGCGTTACATCATCGCGTGTCAAGGAGGCGATATGCTGTATAAGACCGGGTGTATTAAGGTCCTCAAGGTCAAAGGTACTGCGGCCCCAGACAAGCGTGAACCCGGTCGCAGGCGCCGTGCCGAACAAGGGGTCTGCATTAAGGCCTTGGGCCATAGCATCGCCAAACTGCTGTACCGTGAGGTTTCGGCCGCTATGAGGTCTtgttggttcaatgttagctGCATCTGTAGCATGGACTTGGAACAAACGTACAGGTAGCCATGGTTGGCTAGTGTGTTTAACATGGGACAGGGACCGCGAGAATCATCTGGGCCCGGGGCTTGCCATGGGTTTAGGCCTTGTACGGCAACAGTCAAGGCAGCCAGGGTAGTAAGAAATGAGTATGACATGGTAGTCGGACGCTCTCTTGTTTACAATACCAAGTAGATTGTAGAGTTGGACATGTCTACCAGCTTTACTATAATAGCTAGGACAAGTAACaatctatatatataaaccGTTGAACCCTTTGGCTATCATTGATGGATCTTGCCGAGGTCCCAGGGCCGGCAATTAGTGGATCGCAACGCATTGACACTGCTAACGTTTGGATGTCAGACCAGGACGAGGCCGCGCGGCAAGGATCACGATGGGCTAGTAACTATATAGTGTTAAGCTTTGGGCATAGTTCAAAGCACAATGTTAAATTTCAAGGGGCGTAGGATAAGGCGCCTTGCGGGACGAAGGGTTCTTTTCTTAACGCACCCTATTAGTTAAAGTTTCTCGTCTTGTTATTGTTATTCAGGTTCAGCTCACCCAGCACTTTGATATCCTTGGTTGCGGGCACATCTTGTTTACCGTTGCCCGGCTTGTTATTGAAGTATAGCTATTGGGACGAATGTGAGATTGTGACAAGAAGCTTTGGGCATGCGCGGAAATTAAAGCTAAGCCTCTGTGGATGATATGCGCAAAACATTTGAACTCTATTAATAATTGGGCCCCCCTGATTGGCTTCTTCCGATGGGTGCTCTGCCTCGGATAAGGCTGCTGCACCTGATAACTGCTCCTCAAACACCTTAACGTTGTAGCCAAAAAGAAGAGCTTTCGCAGAGAGGTCGATGGCGTGGCCAAAACAGCGGCCACGCCTTGTAGCTCCCACAAAGCCAAGCTCGCCGCCAATTACTTCCATTGCTTCATTATTACTCTCTGTGTTATCTAGTGTGAAGTACCCAATCCGATCCTTGATTCCATACGCATTAAGGACGTCGAGTATTTCCGCCGCAATATTGTGTCTAAAATGACGAGTTTGCAGTTCAGGGACGCTAAGCACTAGCTTGCGCGGCTGACTGTTTTTATCCCGAAAGAAACAAGTAATCCCGTAGAGGCTGTGTCTATTCCCTGAACGAGACTATTTGCAATATCTTGCTCGCGTGGGAGCCTTGTATCGAGTTTCATTACACCGGCAATAGACCTCTGGTCCCTGCTCCTTGAACAGATGAGCATTCGCGTTCTGAATGCCCTTCTCTGTAAAGTTCCTGGGTATTGGGCGCCGGCTTTGAATGTAACATTTGTAAACCCATCGCCGATTACTATTGGCGCTCTGGATATTGTACCTAAAATTCCATACCTAAGAGGATTGGGCTTTGCGCGGCAATAACGACCCAGGGAGAGGGTTTGTTCATGATGTGAAAGCGTCGAGGCTGCTACTCGCAGCAAAACTCCTACCCTAAATCAACAGATTTCAACTACTTAATCAACTGAATATAAAGATGTCATATAGTCCTAGTATGATGTTCCATTTTGTATATTAAAGGCTATTTACGGTTCGATAAATTTGGTACATACTTAAGCCCCACACTTTCTCTTATACTGGTTTGTTCCGCCTTGTCCGTTTTGTTCCTAGACAGGCCTGCTTGAAGGCTATTCCCTAAGTGTTTAGCGTCCTATCCTTAGCACCTGAAGTATAGTCTGCTAATATTAAGGCTGTTTTATTGTTAATATTATTTTGTGTACTGGTTCTCTAGTCTGGTGGTTATTAGTCCCGTATAAGCCTCCCTGTTACTAATGCAAATTTAATTACTGCTTTCACGGCTTGCATGTCTGGTTTCTATTTGTCATTATTAGACCGTGCTTTCCCTCCTAAGAAATATGAGAGGTTCCCTATTTTCTCTTATGAGCAATTAAGTAATATCTTCTGTTACGCGGTCT is part of the Metarhizium brunneum chromosome 4, complete sequence genome and harbors:
- the CPO_1 gene encoding Chloroperoxidase encodes the protein MSYSFLTTLAALTVAVQGLNPWQAPGPDDSRGPCPMLNTLANHGYLPHSGRNLTVQQFGDAMAQGLNADPLFGTAPATGFTLVWGRSTFDLEDLNTPGLIQHIASLTRDDVTPAEANIGEVPARVSALLDDSPTDYLDVASLAKSRVRVEALSAPQRIPPQHEVLALTEAGLLLMMMKDGPVPSFFSAPSVQTWKAPKDRVKVWLTEERFPEELGWKRSERTLSVLDLAPVVTAVTARKAASAVMGQ